Proteins found in one Muntiacus reevesi chromosome 2, mMunRee1.1, whole genome shotgun sequence genomic segment:
- the THBD gene encoding thrombomodulin: MLRVLLLGVLAPAGLGLPAPPEAQPLGSQCVGLDCFAVFGGPATFLAASRVCERLQGHLMTVRSSVAGDVISLLLSDGGPLLWIGLQRPPGCDDPEHSGPLRGFQWVTGDNRTSFSRWARPLDDGARLCGPLCVAVSAAAGAQAPIESAWEERPCDAEADGFLCEFHFAASCLPLAVEPGATAAAGLSITYGTPFGASGADFQVLPLGSTAAVAPLGVELECAAPPGETEGRWGREAPGAWACGVERGGCQHECEGSAGASNCLCPADAALQADGRSCGPPAEHPCHQLCEHFCHLHGLGNYTCICEAGYQLAADQHRCEDVDDCAQVPSPCPHRCVNTKGGFQCHCFSGFDLVDGECVDPVDPCFGNKCEYQCQPVGRSEHQCICAEGFAPVPGAPHRCQMFCNQTSCPADCDPHNPTICRCPDGYILDEGSVCTDINECDDGVCPGQCHNLPGTYQCICGPDSALSGQTGTDCDSIQVKEDRDSMEDYAGSGEPPVSLTPGATARPSPAPAGPLHSGVLVGISIASLSLVVALLALLCHLRKKQGASRGELEYKCGVPAKELVLQQVKTERTPQKL; this comes from the coding sequence GCAGCCAGTGCGTTGGTCTCGACTGCTTCGCTGTCTTCGGGGGCCCCGCGACTTTCCTCGCCGCCAGCCGAGTCTGCGAGCGCCTGCAGGGCCACCTGATGACCGTGCGCTCCTCGGTGGCCGGAGATGTCATCTCCCTGCTCCTGAGCGACGGCGGCCCGCTCCTCTGGATCGGTCTGCAGCGCCCGCCAGGCTGCGACGACCCAGAGCACTCCGGGCCCTTGCGCGGCTTCCAGTGGGTGACGGGCGACAACCGCACCAGCTTCAGCAGGTGGGCGCGGCCTCTCGACGACGGGGCACGCCTCTGCGGTCCGCTGTGCGTCGCCGTCTCGGCGGCGGCCGGGGCGCAGGCACCCATAGAGTCCGCCTGGGAGGAGCGGCCGTGCGATGCGGAGGCCGACGGCTTCCTCTGCGAGTTCCATTTCGCCGCCTCCTGCCTGCCGCTGGCTGTGGAGCCTGGCGCCACGGCGGCGGCGGGCCTCTCCATCACCTACGGCACCCCTTTCGGAGCCAGCGGCGCGGACTTTCAGGTGCTGCCCCTGGGCAGCACGGCCGCGGTGGCGCCCCTCGGGGTGGAGCTTGAGTGCGCGGCGCCGCCGGGGGAGACCGAGGGGCGCTGGGGCAGGGAAGCCCCGGGCGCCTGGGCCTGCGGCGTCGAGCGCGGCGGCTGCCAACACGAGTGCGAAGGGAGTGCCGGCGCCTCGAACTGCCTGTGCCCGGCGGACGCCGCCCTGCAGGCGGACGGGCGTTCCTGCGGGCCACCGGCCGAGCACCCGTGCCACCAACTCTGCGAGCACTTCTGCCACCTCCACGGACTCGGCAACTACACGTGCATCTGCGAGGCGGGCTACCAGCTGGCCGCCGACCAGCACCGATGTGAGGACGTGGACGACTGCGCGCAGGTGCCCAGTCCGTGCCCGCACAGGTGCGTCAACACTAAGGGTGGCTTCCAGTGCCACTGCTTCTCTGGCTTTGACCTGGTGGACGGCGAGTGCGTGGATCCCGTGGACCCGTGCTTCGGCAATAAATGCGAGTACCAGTGCCAGCCGGTGGGCCGGTCCGAACACCAGTGCATCTGCGCTGAGGGCTTCGCGCCCGTCCCCGGCGCCCCGCACAGGTGCCAGATGTTCTGCAACCAGACTTCGTGCCCGGCTGACTGCGACCCCCACAACCCGACCATCTGCCGCTGCCCCGACGGCTATATCCTAGACGAGGGCTCCGTGTGCACGGACATCAACGAGTGTGACGACGGCGTCTGCCCTGGCCAATGTCACAACCTCCCCGGCACTTACCAGTGCATCTGTGGGCCTGACTCGGCCCTCTCTGGCCAGACTGGTACCGACTGCGACTCCATCCAGGTGAAGGAGGACCGGGACAGCATGGAGGACTACGCCGGCTCTGGGGAGCCCCCAGTCAGCCTGACTCCGGGCGCCACCGCGCGCCCCTCGCCGGCACCTGCTGGCCCCCTGCACTCGGGCGTGCTCGTGGGCATCTCCATCGCAAGCCTGTCTCTGGTGGTGGCGCTTCTGGCTCTCCTCTGCCACCTGCGCAAGAAGCAGGGCGCCTCGCGGGGGGAGCTGGAGTACAAGTGCGGGGTCCCCGCCAAGGAGCTGGTGCTGCAGCAGGTGAAGACTGAGCGGACACCTCAGAAACTCTGA